In Chryseobacterium lactis, a single genomic region encodes these proteins:
- a CDS encoding LytR/AlgR family response regulator transcription factor, translating into MNCIIVDDEPLARSEMQSLIGETSKIDILGEFSNALSALDFLKNNEVDLIFLDIEMPMVTGLEFVEMLPKKSLIIFTTAYSQYALKSYELEAVDYLLKPIDPQRLEKAIDKAVLYTDLLSKDTVKNTVESNTEDFLFIKAERRFYKISFADIKFIEGLKDYVVIHTKQQKLITAMNLKTIHQKISGENFLRVSKSYVVNVDYIDSFDNHNIYIEESEIPIGEVYRAEFFNKYAGGFLNTD; encoded by the coding sequence ATGAATTGTATTATAGTCGATGATGAACCTCTTGCAAGATCAGAAATGCAGTCTCTGATCGGTGAAACCTCAAAGATTGATATCCTTGGTGAATTCTCCAATGCACTCTCTGCACTCGATTTTTTGAAAAACAATGAAGTTGATCTTATCTTTCTGGATATCGAAATGCCCATGGTAACCGGACTGGAATTCGTTGAAATGCTCCCAAAAAAATCTCTGATCATTTTTACCACAGCCTATTCTCAGTATGCCTTAAAAAGTTATGAACTTGAAGCGGTAGACTACTTATTAAAGCCTATTGATCCTCAAAGACTGGAAAAAGCCATTGACAAAGCAGTATTGTATACCGATCTTTTATCTAAAGACACCGTTAAAAATACAGTGGAATCTAATACGGAAGATTTCTTATTTATCAAAGCAGAGCGGCGTTTCTACAAAATCAGTTTTGCTGACATTAAATTTATAGAAGGTCTGAAAGATTATGTTGTCATCCACACCAAACAACAAAAGCTGATAACAGCTATGAACCTTAAAACAATTCACCAGAAAATTTCTGGGGAAAATTTTTTACGGGTCAGTAAATCATACGTAGTGAATGTAGATTATATTGATTCATTTGATAACCATAATATATACATTGAAGAATCCGAGATTCCTATAGGAGAAGTGTACAGAGCTGAGTTTTTTAACAAATATGCAGGTGGCTTTCTGAATACGGACTAG
- a CDS encoding sensor histidine kinase encodes MKYTSWKFKETAVMDFLVEGKYTLRRHLLFLIFFFFLLYSARFWHGYSGVYQYYVLFFVYSVLIAMVYVNIYVLVPRYFFKTQYITYLILLVLMGVVGIKIIGYGFKIFFIDFRIENFQNERERGSMYEGVFMCIPIILTTTTIKLLQKWISDNKKINELSNLTLHMELNELRNQINPHFLFNMLNNVKALIRTDPEKASVVIVKLSEFLRYQLYENSEEKTLLTSEIDFLANFLNLEKIRRENFSFEIHSEGDKRIINSTFIPPNLFTTFVENAVKHSVDINGKESYVKIEIKVDAHNVSFICVNSKDPGYSVSDKKSSGLGLANIKRRLELLYHDKFELNMISESKEYIVLLKISV; translated from the coding sequence ATGAAATATACTTCCTGGAAATTTAAAGAAACAGCCGTAATGGACTTTTTAGTGGAAGGAAAATATACCTTGCGCAGACATTTGCTATTCCTTATTTTCTTCTTTTTTCTGCTGTATAGTGCCAGATTCTGGCATGGGTACTCCGGTGTATATCAATACTATGTTCTTTTCTTCGTATACAGTGTGCTTATCGCTATGGTATATGTTAATATTTATGTGCTGGTGCCACGTTATTTCTTTAAAACACAATATATTACTTACCTGATATTACTTGTATTGATGGGGGTTGTTGGGATTAAAATCATTGGTTACGGTTTTAAAATCTTTTTTATTGATTTCAGGATTGAAAATTTTCAGAATGAACGAGAAAGAGGAAGCATGTATGAAGGTGTTTTCATGTGTATTCCTATCATCCTGACCACAACTACCATCAAGCTTTTACAGAAATGGATCAGTGATAATAAAAAAATCAATGAGTTGAGTAATCTTACCTTACACATGGAATTGAATGAGCTTAGAAACCAGATCAATCCTCATTTTTTGTTTAACATGCTTAATAATGTAAAAGCATTGATCAGGACGGATCCTGAGAAGGCATCGGTGGTTATTGTCAAGCTTTCAGAATTCCTGCGGTATCAGCTTTATGAAAATAGTGAAGAAAAAACGTTGCTCACTTCAGAAATTGATTTCCTCGCCAATTTTTTAAACCTTGAAAAGATAAGACGCGAAAACTTTTCTTTTGAGATTCATTCCGAAGGTGATAAAAGAATCATTAACAGTACATTTATTCCACCGAATTTATTTACCACCTTTGTAGAAAATGCAGTGAAACACAGCGTTGATATCAATGGCAAAGAATCTTACGTAAAAATAGAGATAAAGGTAGATGCTCATAACGTGAGCTTTATCTGTGTAAACTCCAAAGATCCCGGCTATTCTGTTTCCGACAAAAAAAGCAGTGGCCTGGGACTTGCCAATATCAAACGAAGACTTGAACTTCTTTATCATGATAAATTTGAACTGAATATGATCTCTGAAAGTAAAGAATATATTGTCCTTTTAAAAATTTCTGTATGA